In the genome of Williamwhitmania sp., one region contains:
- a CDS encoding caspase family protein produces the protein MKPTIALRIFLAMIFGVTFFGCTTPRHVIMVDKPIRNEIAPAAGLQITSFNVETTRKDIPAEKKLFMDEFADYLRYNRSIAEIEHHYPNLTADITIKPRKDIRRTWILDVAFFWPYLGTWPYTPWWGKTSVDIDLQLVIPGVDRSQFHFTKDLDFNVALYPYYRAGRLLTQNYKLLYADLFDEVGSYDFVRNWNGNTRALLGNPTVIPAMVNVSSAPHSDVDLNIPVTSKVNDKTFVLIIGNEQYANEIKVSYASNDASVFKEYAEKTLGIPAQNIHYLANGTYGQMLNEIDWITNVIKVFNGEAKVLVYYAGHGMPDVETRTALLLPVDGISTNPSTAVKLEYLYGKLSTYPAQSVTVFLDACFSGDSRNAPLFAGRGVRIRPRADAISGNLVVLTATSADETAFPLKDQEHGLFTYFLLKKMQETRGNTDLKELSDYITQKVSQQSALVNSKSQTPQVLVGSDASATWQNWTLK, from the coding sequence ATGAAGCCCACTATTGCTCTCCGGATCTTTCTGGCGATGATTTTTGGAGTAACCTTTTTCGGTTGCACCACCCCTCGTCATGTTATTATGGTCGACAAACCCATTCGAAACGAAATTGCTCCGGCTGCGGGGTTGCAGATAACTAGCTTTAATGTAGAAACGACCAGAAAGGATATTCCAGCGGAGAAAAAACTGTTTATGGATGAGTTCGCCGATTACCTGCGCTATAATCGGTCAATAGCAGAAATTGAGCATCACTATCCAAATCTTACAGCCGACATTACCATAAAACCACGTAAAGATATACGACGGACCTGGATTCTCGATGTGGCTTTCTTTTGGCCTTACCTAGGAACATGGCCTTATACACCGTGGTGGGGTAAAACAAGCGTCGATATCGATCTGCAGCTGGTCATTCCCGGAGTGGATAGATCGCAATTTCACTTTACCAAGGATCTCGATTTTAATGTTGCACTCTATCCCTACTATAGGGCTGGAAGATTACTGACGCAGAACTACAAGCTCCTCTATGCCGATTTGTTCGACGAGGTGGGTAGCTACGATTTTGTGAGAAATTGGAACGGTAATACCCGCGCTTTGTTAGGGAATCCAACCGTTATTCCGGCGATGGTAAATGTTTCTTCTGCACCACACTCAGATGTGGATTTGAATATCCCTGTAACCTCGAAGGTGAACGATAAGACCTTTGTGCTTATAATTGGTAACGAGCAGTATGCAAATGAAATTAAGGTGTCCTATGCATCAAACGATGCCAGTGTTTTTAAGGAGTATGCAGAAAAAACGTTAGGAATTCCAGCGCAGAACATTCACTACCTAGCGAATGGAACTTATGGTCAGATGCTGAACGAAATAGACTGGATTACAAACGTGATTAAAGTTTTTAATGGAGAGGCGAAGGTTCTCGTATACTACGCCGGACACGGTATGCCCGACGTTGAAACTCGAACGGCCTTGCTACTACCCGTTGATGGCATATCCACCAATCCATCCACAGCGGTCAAGTTGGAGTACCTCTATGGGAAGCTCTCCACCTATCCCGCACAATCAGTTACTGTTTTTCTGGATGCTTGCTTTAGCGGAGATAGTAGAAACGCTCCGCTTTTCGCTGGACGAGGAGTGAGGATTCGGCCGCGTGCTGATGCCATTTCAGGGAATTTGGTTGTGCTTACGGCAACATCCGCCGACGAAACGGCATTTCCGCTAAAGGACCAGGAGCATGGGCTTTTCACCTATTTTCTACTAAAGAAAATGCAGGAAACAAGAGGCAATACCGACCTTAAAGAGCTTAGCGATTATATCACACAAAAGGTATCACAGCAATCGGCACTAGTAAACAGCAAGTCGCAAACGCCGCAGGTGCTGGTGGGTAGTGATGCTAGTGCCACTTGGCAAAATTGGACGTTGAAATAG
- a CDS encoding RNA methyltransferase — translation MEKRITSLQNPEVKRVVALTEKVRDRREQNRFVVEGVREISLAQQSGYTIETIFLCPELYKPETDYPINLTRGNLVEVSVEVYNKMAYRANDGGVLGLAEQKAHRLDDLLLPNEPLILVLESLEKPGNLGAILRTCDAAGVDAVLICDGKTDIYNPNAIRSGVGCLFTNQIAVCSTEEAISWLKQNGISIFTTNLTASQGYHQVNYKKASAIVMGSEAWGVSKAWIDAATTCIKIPMRGRIDSMNVSTSAAILVYEAKRQRGFN, via the coding sequence ATGGAAAAGAGGATAACCAGCCTTCAAAATCCTGAAGTAAAGAGAGTCGTAGCGTTAACCGAAAAAGTACGCGATCGAAGAGAGCAAAATCGCTTTGTGGTGGAGGGCGTTCGAGAAATCAGCCTTGCCCAGCAGAGTGGCTATACCATTGAAACAATCTTTCTTTGTCCTGAACTTTACAAACCAGAAACCGATTACCCCATCAACCTTACAAGAGGAAATTTGGTTGAAGTTTCTGTGGAGGTTTACAACAAAATGGCTTACCGTGCAAATGATGGCGGAGTGCTTGGCCTGGCAGAGCAAAAGGCACATCGGTTGGACGATCTTCTGCTACCCAACGAGCCACTAATTCTAGTTCTTGAATCGCTTGAGAAGCCAGGCAATCTTGGTGCCATCCTTAGAACCTGCGACGCTGCAGGGGTAGATGCTGTTCTTATCTGCGACGGCAAAACCGACATTTACAATCCAAACGCCATCCGCTCCGGAGTGGGTTGCCTGTTTACCAACCAAATAGCGGTATGCTCCACCGAAGAGGCCATTTCCTGGTTGAAGCAAAATGGTATATCAATTTTTACAACGAACCTTACCGCTAGCCAAGGCTACCATCAAGTTAATTACAAAAAAGCTTCTGCAATTGTAATGGGCTCTGAGGCTTGGGGTGTTTCGAAAGCATGGATTGATGCGGCTACTACCTGTATAAAAATTCCCATGAGAGGGCGTATCGACTCAATGAATGTGTCCACCTCCGCGGCCATACTCGTTTATGAAGCGAAGCGTCAAAGAGGGTTTAATTAG
- the rmuC gene encoding DNA recombination protein RmuC: protein MLEIAIAVLVAAILVLQVLMLIRPKSSGDSPQLDAILREQTRFEQILREEFARNRDEQQRTSRETREEQGVALRNFEKKVEENFTAFREQLRTMGNDTREGLTASLKSFEERFAQSVKEFNELQRQKFNELVVKQTELNSTTELRLEKVRETVEGRLKIMQDENAKKLDEMRATVDEKLQTTLEKRLGESFKQVSERLEQVHKGLGEMQTLANGVGDLKRVLSNVKTRGILGEIQLNNILEQIMAPEQFDRNVATKKGSRDVVEFAIKLPGKDIAGNEIYMPIDSKFPLDVYNQLLNAYDTGDAIAIAAAIKELERSIKQNAKDIRDKYLDPPYTTDFAVMFLPIEGLYAEVIRNTSLMEVLQRDYRVVITGPTTLAAILNSLQMGFRTLAIEKRSSEVWQILGAVKTEFSRFGDVLKKAQEKITKANEDIDQLVGTRTRAIERRLRGVQELPTTKANAILPDKYDDEEEES from the coding sequence ATGTTAGAAATAGCTATAGCCGTTCTAGTTGCGGCAATACTGGTATTGCAGGTGCTGATGCTTATCCGGCCCAAAAGCAGTGGTGATAGTCCACAGCTCGATGCCATCCTTCGGGAGCAGACCCGTTTTGAGCAAATTTTACGGGAGGAATTTGCCCGCAATCGCGATGAGCAGCAGCGCACTTCCCGCGAGACCAGAGAAGAGCAGGGTGTTGCACTGCGAAACTTTGAAAAGAAGGTGGAGGAGAACTTTACCGCCTTTCGGGAGCAGCTGCGCACCATGGGCAACGATACTCGCGAAGGGCTAACCGCCAGCTTAAAGTCGTTTGAGGAGCGGTTTGCCCAAAGCGTAAAGGAGTTTAACGAGCTGCAGCGCCAGAAGTTCAACGAGCTGGTTGTGAAGCAAACCGAGCTAAACAGCACCACCGAGCTGCGCCTCGAAAAGGTTCGCGAAACCGTGGAGGGCCGCCTAAAGATTATGCAGGACGAGAACGCCAAGAAGCTGGATGAGATGCGCGCCACCGTGGATGAGAAGCTGCAGACCACGCTCGAAAAACGTTTAGGAGAATCGTTTAAGCAGGTGAGCGAACGGCTGGAGCAGGTTCACAAGGGACTGGGAGAAATGCAGACGTTGGCCAATGGCGTAGGCGACCTTAAGCGGGTGCTGTCCAACGTAAAAACCCGAGGAATACTTGGTGAAATCCAGCTGAACAATATTTTGGAGCAAATTATGGCTCCAGAACAGTTCGACCGGAACGTGGCAACCAAAAAGGGAAGCCGCGATGTGGTGGAGTTTGCCATAAAGCTCCCAGGCAAGGACATTGCTGGCAATGAAATCTACATGCCCATCGACTCCAAATTCCCGCTGGATGTATATAACCAGCTGCTCAACGCTTACGACACAGGTGACGCCATTGCCATTGCCGCTGCCATAAAGGAGTTGGAACGCTCCATTAAGCAGAACGCCAAGGATATTCGCGACAAATACCTCGACCCACCCTACACCACCGACTTTGCCGTAATGTTTCTACCCATCGAAGGCCTATACGCCGAGGTTATCCGCAATACCTCACTAATGGAGGTGCTGCAGCGTGATTATAGAGTGGTAATAACCGGACCAACCACGCTGGCTGCCATTCTCAACAGTTTGCAGATGGGGTTCCGAACGCTGGCTATCGAGAAGCGTAGCAGCGAGGTGTGGCAAATTTTGGGCGCTGTTAAGACAGAATTTTCCCGATTTGGCGATGTGCTCAAGAAGGCGCAGGAAAAAATCACCAAAGCCAACGAGGATATCGACCAGCTGGTTGGAACCAGAACAAGGGCCATTGAGCGGAGGCTTAGGGGTGTACAGGAATTACCCACGACTAAGGCTAACGCTATTCTGCCAGATAAGTACGATGATGAGGAGGAGGAGTCGTAA